From the Motacilla alba alba isolate MOTALB_02 chromosome 1, Motacilla_alba_V1.0_pri, whole genome shotgun sequence genome, the window CTGAATATGATGGATGGGGAGGGAGATCTAATATTTTATGGCCGCCAAGAAGTTGCAGATTAAGACACAACTGATTTAGAAgaatcttttaatatttttgtttgtttgttgggttttttttttgcttttgtaggttttctggggttgttttggggggtgcaatttttggtttttgttgtttgtttgtttgtggttttttgttgttgtttttatttgtttgttttcatttggggttttttttgttagaagTGGAAAAATACCAGTCTTATCCAGGCGCAGGTCTAAATGTGCTGttcttcccacattcccacctTCCACTCTTGTATGATGAAAACAACTTCAGTAAAAGTTGTTCAGTTTGCAAAAAGAAGAGCAGGGACTTGCTTCAAAATCTCTTTATAGAAAGACTCCTGACAATCTTTTAAGCCCTTCAGAAAATGGGAACACATTAACCCTTGTAGTCTAAAAGAAATTGCTTCAGCTCTCATTGTGACACTGGTATCTATAACTTTTGTAGTTCTGCTTTCTTAAGCAAGAATGTGTTTGTTAAAGGCATTAAGGAAGCCTTAAGGTTATGTACAAACTCACTCCAAAATATTTGGTTTAGCAATTGAAATATCTTGATCTTCTACgaatggattttcttttataGTAACTGTAACTGAAAATGACAAATGTCTGAAGCTTCAAGAAGTGTATCTTCTGCTGACAGTGCCAAACTTgacacttttctttcttccctacACCTGTGCAGGTGTTCTCGCAAGCACAACTACCCCACGTCGAGCAAGACGCTGCTCGTGCGAGGGATGTTCATCACGTTTGGCATGGAGCAGTGCCGGAGGGACGACTACGACACGGATGCCAGTCTGGAGTACAGCGACGAGGAGACCTACCAGCAGTTCCTGGAGTTCTACGAGGATGTGCTCCCCGAATTTCAGAATGTGGGCAAGGTGGTTCAATTCAAGGTATGCATCTATGTGTGGTTTATGAGCCTTAAGAGGAATTCTGTCCAGCATGCCCCAGCTAAATCGTCTGGGCACTAGAGAGCTATGCTGTGTCCTCACAACAAGCTGTGCATCTCTCAGGGCACCTGTAAACTTGTCACTGCTCTTACAGAGCACCATCTTACTCTGGGTGAATCTTCTCTCCCATTCCTCTGAAGTGTTACAAAAGCTTGGGCTTCTGTATTGCACGTTATTCACACTACTCAACAGTCCCCTTATCTCATATTCCTTTCTTATCTTATCCTGTGCTAAGTCCCTGAGGGTCCATTAAGACTGTTAGACAACATAAATACATCTGAGCTACTGTAGTTGGGCCTAAGGAATGAAATTGTGGGGGTATGAAATGCATTTGGAGTGTACACCCAAACAATGTCATTTTAGGACTggctgaataaaataaaaccagattaCAATGAACTGAAAAGATAGCAGATATTTCAGTAGGAAGAATTATAGAAAGGTAAGTTACATAAATGGTTTGGAGATTTGTCATCCATCCTTAGTTTGTGCATTTGGTTTGCTCAGTGTTTTGTactgattttttcccatttatattGTTGTTTCTTATGGGGATAAAGAGGGATCTGTAAATGGAGACCTCAGAGATGAATGTTGTCCCAAAAATATGCAGGATGGTGCAATCTCCTTGTATCTGAATCTACTGCAGCATCCCTTTCTGCTTGCCATTCCTGAGTGTTTTCTGCAGTCACCAGGAGGCATATagtgccttttcttcttttgtgttcATCTACTGACAGCTGCCTCAGGACTGAGATGGCATTAGCATTTCAAGCAAGAGGAAAGTAGGAGTGAGTTTTCAGTAGTTGTGTAATGAGATTTTTAGGTAAGAAACCTTCACTTGTTTGGAGGAATGGAGCATCCCCTCCATATTTTGACTCGTGGAATAATAGCAGGTTGTCCTCCACTAGAAAACAGGATGCAGATTCCCTATGGAGCATGGCTTGAAAAGCCTGATCAACAGAGTCAGATCCTTGGCTCTGTACCATGGCTCAGTGCAGGTGTGCTGAGGTACACCTGCTTGGGTCTCTGTGACTATTAGTGTGGCATTCCTTGGCTTCTGAGGCAATTGTGCAACAGCAAGATGATTCCCATGCACATTTTCGCTACATTAGAGATGCTTCAAAAAACATGTTGGCTGCAGGGATCTTAACTGTGAGTGAGCTGAGACTCTGTGACCATTTAGAATCAGATTATACACACCCCTATGTCAGCTTACTTACTTTTCCAGTGTAGCCCAAGGTTTTATTCTGGCTGTTTTTTCTGGGTAGCTGCTCCAGAATCTGGAAAATCCTGATAAAACACAACCTTAGAGCACTAGGGTTCTTTTCCTacccaaaaaaaatcagtctcaCTTGTTCTTGTATGGACACTGTTTATCTCAAATAGTTTGACTCCTTATCCTGTAATACTTAATTATACAAGTGCTTGTTATTGTGGCTGAAGCCCTTTGCTGATGCAGCATACAAAGAGGTATCCCCTGAGGGTCAGTCAGGGTTCAGGGATGAAAGGAGCCACTAACTTTGTTTGCTGCGGATATTGGAAGAGGCCTGCgggcagcagaggctggaatCACAGTTTGTCCTGGAGAACTGGGTTCCACCTGCTTGGACCTGCCTGTCAGAATATTTTGTAACTAGCAGCAAGCTTTTTCAAAGttaatttttgaaagctttagATCTACTTTGAATGCTAAATTATTacaaaaaaggtttttcagaaCTGTACAGTGAAAGATGGTGTCACCAGCTTTTTGAAGCCATTTTAAAGGGATGCTGTGAGGATACATTGCTCTAGAGTCTCTTACTGTAATGAATCCCTCATTTCCACTTGAGGATACTAATAATTGTTGTCAGAGCAGGATTTGGCTGTTGCACAGTAGGGTTGGCCCAGACAAGTGCAAGACAATGGAGTACAAGCTTTCTTGTGGACGAAGTGAAGCCAAGGTCCCAGAGTTAATCAAAGtataatttaaacattaaacATAAGccagaaaggctttttttggtttgttttttttctgttttgttaacACTTAGTGTTTTGAAAAACATCATCTCTAAGTTGATGCGGATGAACTGTCTTAAGTGAGAATTGCCCGTCTCAGAATGTGTGAGCTGCTGTACAGCATAAAGCTTCCACTGCCTTAAATTCATGTTTCCATCCCCTCAGGTCAGTTGCAACTATGAGCCTCACCTGCGAGGGAATGTGTACGTGCAGTACCAGTCGTAAGTACTCACAGTCCTACCAAGGGTTAGAGCTTGGTTAGAGCTCCAGAGTTGAGTAATGAGTAAGAAGTGTTTGTATCATCCATGCTGTTCATTCTCACACTGTGGTGGGAAcctgtcggaactcagaatgtcccacagacattctcggatgttccagacccaggtcaaaagcatctgagaccctggcatgcagccagagacccccgtggctttgaatctgacccatggaacagtttaccaactttgcaggaagaacaagaagtcacaaaagtttaggtattgtagtagaagtagtcacaaagtgaagggaaggatttttgagtgctgtacaggggggttttaagccttgtacacaggggtccaagttttgtacatgggggtcagggattctaagatggagggatttgggtgtgccctgtcctctttctttctccttcctaacctccatgtctttggtgatgttggcactcacagattggtttagagtagaaagtcaccattcaatatagatagtaggcattggggaaaaggtataaacatggAACATggaatgtgtgatataaaagatggccccagcccctgggagggcagagtgcctttgtctgacctgctgaacgggccacagcagctcaggagaagaatcttttagataaccaacaataaactaccttgagaacagacaacagaggactactgagtctttcttcgaaggcacaggttggaggagggactttttcatcttttggggtcaccccaatccgggggtgaaaccccacaggaaTCCAGAATTGTAAGGGGTGTCTAAAATTCTTGTGTGATGGTAATGCCATCtgttgtttttactttttaaagggAGAAGGACTgtcaggcagctctggctctgttCAGTGGACGATGGTATGCAGGCAGACAGCTTCATTGTGAATTCTGTCCTGTGACGAGGTGGAAAACTGCCATATGTGGTGAGTCTTGGAAAAGAGAATATGTGTTACTGAAAGAATCCTCACTCATGGGAGTAAAAAAGAGGGATTAGGCTGTAGCTTTCAGATCTTCCTAATGTTGTATTCATTTCTGTTTGGAAGACAAATGTGCTAACTTGCTTGTGTAGATCCAGGAAAGAAAGGGAGTATTACACCATGTCACGTAAATGTCCGAATTGTTCTAGTGGATGAACCGTGGTctagaaaaaaaaggtgtggaTTCTAGCTTTGGAAATAATAATCTTAAAGGGGAAACTCCAGGAAGTACTGATTTATCTCTTGAGAAGCAACAGCAGTTTCTGGACTATCAGCAGTTCTAAGCAGTAAATATAACATGTGACTTACCTTCTTACATTAAGGTAAATAAAACTTAATGAAGTTAAAAGTTACGTTTGTTCTAAGCTAAAACCAAATCTTCATAGCTGTTAAAAAGCTAATTCCAAGAAAAGtacataatgaaaattaatcttGTGTGAGGTAAATTGATAGGTGATCAGACGCAGGTTCTTCTGTTTGGAGAagcaaaattcagtttattaCATTTCTTCCAGTTGGTACATAATGAAGAAAGAGATTTAACAGGTCTGGTTcataaaaaagcaaaccctAATCTGTTGCAGGTTTATTTGAAAGGCAGAAGTGTCCTAGAGGGAAACACTGCAACTTTCTTCACGTGttcaaaaatccaaacaatGAGTTTTGGGAGGCCAATAGAGACATACGTATTTCTCCTGAACGGACTCATCAGTTGTCTAAAAACTCTGAGAGGAGGAACCGATCGAGCCATCGTGATGACTATTACAGCCGGTCCAGGAGAAGGGGCAGCCCGAGCCCAGACCATTCCTACCGCAGAAACGGAGAATCGGAGAGGAAAAAGAGTCGCCGCAAAAACAAGAGGCGGCGCCGGTCGGGGAGGTCGAGGAGTCGAGAGAGGAGGAGGTCTcacagcaggggcaggaagaggagaggcCGCAGCCGCAGCCGGAGTCACAGTCGGACacgcagcaggagcagaagcaggagcaggagcaggagctcctcTCGATCCAGGAGCAGGGGTAAAAAGAGAtcaagcagcagaggaaaaaatagtgaAACTCCCAAAACAAAGTGAGAATTACTTTCAGAAATCACTAATTGATACAAATAGAGCTGACAAAGAAATCTTCCCAGTAGGGCACCAGATATATATGAATTTCAAATAAAGTGTTCTTGcacattaaaatgtttcttcctAATAAAGGAACATAGTTTACCATGTGCGAAGCTTGAGAAAATGTAAAGTTTTAAGTCCTATAGAAGGTGTGAATGTCAAGTACTCTAGCTACTCTGTCCCTCTGAACTGCTGCAACACCTGGATGTGCACTGAGTACAAATAGAGAAGTGAAGCCTCTTTGGTATATACTTATTTCTGTTATGTGTATGTTAAGTGTTTACTGTTCCTGTGAGGAGTTAGTACAGAACAGCCAGTGTGCAGTCAATTCACACCCCAGCACACTGCAGATCCAGGTCTGTGTAGATGATTGCCATTTGTATTTTCCATCTGTTTATCAGAAATTGCTTTCTTGACAAAGTAAATATAATCGTTTTATGAGTTGGAGAAAAGGGATCTCAAAGACATCACTGTTTGATTGTTCAGTACTTGCCCAGTAGGAGCTTTTTGGTCGTGAGTGTTGGATTTTTCTCGGCCCTgactgagctgctgagctgatGGCTTGTAGGGATTGCAGTAGACTAAAACCGAGCAGAAAGTACACAGAGAAACAATCAGTTTATTCAGTACCTTAATCCCCGAGTAAGACTGGAGACCATGCAACTGTAATCCTTGAGTGAGGTTAGAAATACTTTGCATACCTCTTGGTTGCACACCATTTGTAGGTGAAAACGACCTGCCTACCTTGTGCTGGAGGGGTGGAAAGTGTCCGTCAGGGAACCAAAGATGGGATTGTGAAGGCTCAGTCAAGATGGCTGCAGAGTGTCTGAAGAAACTGAAGCGTTTATACATGAAAGACTATTTCATAGTTTTGGGAGAGGAGGACTTGACTTAGAGCCTTTTTAGGTCTATTTTACAAATAGTTTAAGGCATCCTACTGCCTTGCTTTCCTACAGCCAAGGTGAAGAGTAGGGTACATTGAAATGAAATTGGGACATAACCTCCTTGAAATGACAGCTATATTAGCGAAGTACCTGCAGTTAGATAAATCCTTACCgatattttttcacttttatttaaaatatttgtgctgtTAGATGTACTGTATTTCACATGGTTTATCTTCAGGTTTTAACTTGGGCACCTCAGTGTCCTCAGACACTTCGAGAGAGCTTGAAGCACCGAAGGTGAGGGTGCCCTAACGGTCTGTAGAGATACCTCCCTGTCTTTAGCCTCTCCAAAGAACTGGGCTCCTGCCTTCAGAGAACCAATCAGACCCCATGAGTTAGTTAGAAGCCTAAAGCAGGCATGAAGTGCTCCCAAATCATTACAACTCCCAGCAATGTAACATAAACTCCCTTAGAAAATCCAGGTATCTGAACTTTACCAACAGCATTCCCCACAGCAAGAATGTTTTTCCCCAGGATAGCTAAGATCAAGTGAACATTGCTTCTGGATatcatatatatgtatttttgcttttctaaatgCATAGTGCACCTAGCATgctgattttatatttttccttctttcttcatgTGTAACTTGTCCAATATGGAGTAATGCAACAAAAGTGATGTTCAGTTCAAACCCAACTTTTATGATACATTGTCATAGGCAGAGCTGTAGCTTAGTTAATTTGATGAAATGTTTTAGTTATTAACAGATGTAGGAATTGTTATTAATAAGCATAACTTTTgaaataataactttttttaaaggcataTTTCAAAGGATAGACAGCCCAAAGTTTTTAATTCCATTTGAGAAATTTGTTACTGCCAGTTTCTTATAATGTACCTTTTTCTCGCCACTCCTTAGAGACAAATTTTCCCTGaggtttctggtttttttataGATGCTCAATTGTCTCGCTGGGTCACTTGCACTGCATGTGGCGAACTCTGGTTCAGCTGGCCACCAGCAGGCTGGTTACACCCTCCAttccctgggctgccctgcttcccacagctctCTGGTGGGAGAGCTGGCTTGTGTCCGTGCAGGCGCTGTGCACCCCGTGTCACAAGGACAGATGTCATGGAGCATTATCCCAGCAAAATCAGCTGTCCAGCTCAAGGAAATGCGGTGTAGTGGGTGGTGGGAACCCGAGAGCAGTCAGGTGAAATCAGCAAACCAGGACTCCATGGGATTAGAAACTAAGTGCCCATTGACAACCATGTGAGAATTCCACAGGTGATTAGGCGGTGATTAGGCTCCTTGTCCCCACAGTTTTGCAACAGGATTTGGGAAGCTGAGtagctatattaaaaaaacccaaaaaaacaaaacaaaaaaaaaaaaacaaacttgctcagaaatgcatgtaaaaatttaaatatactttattTCTGCTACTACACTGGCTGAAGCTTCAGCTTGTTTTTCTTGAGGTCTGGACCCAAACAGGCTGGCTGTACCTGTACAGTGTAGGACTGGTAGCTGTGATTGCCCTGCACTTTCACACACCATCTGTTTATTACACAGAATTTGAGTGCTGTAGGTCTGACATTTAGCTTGCATTTGTTAGCATGAAACCTGGGATTCCACCAGTTTTCTGACTTTGGAGTTCGTATTTTTCAGTATTGTTTCTCTGCTTCATAATCTTAAGTAGTGTTATATGCATGGTTTTGTGTTTCCTTACTATTATCTGAGTGAGCTATTTTATTCTGGAGAGACAAACAGACTAGAAGTTTTTTTATGTGTTAagcttaattattttctttcccgAAGGGACAAAGCCCCAGAAGAACATGGAAAGGATTTAAATTTGTAAGGAACAGCCTATTCCCATTGCGTGTTATTCCACATATTCCACAGAAAAGGACCTTATAAAGTGAATTAATATGGGccaagttttgttttgtcttcaaCGACTATTTATAAGTAgcagtatttcaaaatacttgtttttcaGTTGTGAATTCTGCAGGGATCATGGAGGTGCTTTGGAGTAATTCTGGTATTTACACAGAGGTttggggtggcagtgccagacGCCTTGTTCAGCAGCACAAGGGGAACCCCTGAAGGCATGGGCACTGTTGCTGCCCAGCAGAATGAAGGCAGCAGGGAACTGGGCTCGCCCCCTCGCAGCAGAGTGCCTTCCCTCCAACCGTGGCTGGGGGCCACTTCTGTGGCATTTCCTTCCCTATCTGCCTGTCCAGAGTAGCAAAGCCCCGTCAGGGCTTGGGGAGGGGTGGCACGTGTCTGTGTGCTGGATGCAAGGCATTTACTTGTGGACACCCAGCAAGGCCTTCCCTCTCTGGCCCCAGCCCTTGTGTATAGGGCACATTGTCCAAAGTGCATCCCAAGTGACTCCTCTCCCACTTTTATGCCCTGTGATGACAGCATGGCCATTTTGCATCCAGTTTTGCATTAGCACGATCAGTGTATTGGAAACTGCCCTCCGGTTTACCAGTGACATTCCTGTGCGCTaaataacttgttttttttctaaagacaTGCAAGAGCCTGCTAAAACATGCTATTGCTTCCTGTCCTGGATCAGCACTTCTTACAAAACATGAAAGATGGAAGTTTATGATAGTTAACAACCTAAAAGCTTAATTTCGTACATCATCCAAAGAGTGCAGCTCATTTTGCTTTCACTGTAAGCTCGTAATTAAAATGAACCCGAGTTATTCCACATCCACTCCTGCTCAGCACTGATGTATCAGGTGAACTGAGTACCTATGGTTGAAAACCAAAACTGACATGACATGGACAGGTAACACTTTGTCGAGCTGTGGGACAGACTGCAAAGCAAGCTGGACAACCGTAACCCAGGGTTCCCTGTGGGAACTTGACAGAGGCAGCCACAGGGTGACCCTCGCTGTGGCCTTACCCCAAAAGGAACAGCAAGTGTTTAGGAAGGCCTCTCTGAGTTAAAGACTTAAGTCAGTGAAGTTGAAGACGCTCAAGACAACAATCAACTTGCCTGTACAATCCAGAAATTCCTACTTATTCTTTAGCTCTTCCCAACCCTTCCACACAAGACAGGAAATTCAAACACCAGAATTACTTTTCAAATTGATTTCGGAAATGCCCGAAGATGTTAATTTTCCCCCATGCTTTTGCTGATAACATCAAGCAGTTCAGTTCTTCTGGAAAGGTGGAGAACAGATTCATCTGACATATTTTTGGTTGAGACCAGGATTGTAAACATTGCATTGATTTGTTCAGAATTCTATGAAAAGAACTGAATATTCAGTCTCTATTACCCAGAAATCTCTCTCAACATGtggtttaattttcaaatgaagTGGTACTACCCCATCAATTTATCATCCacttaaataaatttaatgtttAATGTGGCAAGCTTTCCAAAAACTTGCTAACTTATTGCTTTCTCTACAATTTAAATGGATGTAAATAACTAAACTTGGACACAGTATCCtcaacattttttaatgaagtgcTCAAGAACAGGTTAAGCACTGTaataaaatttccctttttttttaagccagcACTGAGTGGcctcttctttcctctgtgAATACAGGCACTAATTACATATAAACACAGCAATGGTGTAAAAATGGACATTTATTACAACTAAACCAATGTGACAGACAGAGGTCAAACAGTTTGTCACGATCACAACGAAGCTTAATCCAGCCAAGCACATACAAGTGACAGTGTaaactttaaaaacatgtttaatACATATAAAATTGCTTCTAGTTTGACTTAAATCCCTTTTACCACTACAATCTCACACACAGGGTCCTTTCGCTACCCCTCTACCCTCATCTATCCCCACTGTGCGCTGGGTAAGTGCCCTGGGACAAAAAACAGTCTCTGGTCATCTGGAATCTGTGTGCAAATGCAGGAATAGGCATCCACAGACGAGTTCTAACGGCTTGAGGTCACAGGCACCCCCCTGGTACTGCCACAGGAGCGGCACACGCAGCCTGGGCCCGGCTGCCGCTCCGCCGGCTCGAGCattgctgctgggctctggatCAGGGGCCTcagaagcagcactgctgcactctTCCTGTGGCTGGTACGACTGAAGCCACTCTCCAGCTGCCACAcgagtgctgctgccagcagcactgccggAGCTGAGCTGTGAAAACGCGGCACCACTCAAGCGAACAAGCCAAAACTCCTAGGGAAAGGTGTCTGGGTggagagggaggggacaggcaaCAGAACTTGGCTACTCCCAGGCGTAGACTCCCACTGTCTCCCTCAAAATCACACAGGGGTCACATTTCTGCTAGTGAAACAGGCTCAGTCCTAAGAGACTGCTCAAAGTGACTAAATATTACTGGATATCAGTTTACATGATTTGTAGTGAAAATACTATACAAATCTAATGTTTAAGAGCTCTCACTGCAAATTCGTTGGTTCAACTACAGCACGCAGGAGCATTGTAAGGGATGTATCACATAATTAATGTGTTGATCAAGAAAAGCAGTTAAATGATTTTGACACTCTGTGTGTCCTAAAGGTACCTATACACCCAATAAAGCATAActacaaaacaccaaaaaatacaaattaattggtagacttcaaaagaaaataataaaaggtCCCTTCTGTAAAGCTTCTTCTTTCCTATCTTTGAAAATACTCAGTTTTCATTATGCATCTCTCTATTCAGTTAGAAAGCTGACCTCCTTTTCTTGTGTTCATGGTCAAAGCAAGCTAATATCAGACCTAAAAACAGTTTCCTTATTCAGTCTGGGttggttttccttctctcctaCATGCATTCCCTTTGAAGTATAGTAACTTGCAGAGTTTTGCTCAAGGTAGCTACACTAAAATACCCCTTTATGTCTAGTGAGTTGATCAGTTTTCTTAGAAAAGCAGTTATCACTTGAACAGTTTTTTACCAGTTTGATATGCAGATCCTGGCAGGATTCTTTGGTATAATGACAAATTCCGTAGTAAACAGATATTTCCAATCATTATGCAACAACTGAAATAAGCAGAATAATCACAAGTGGTGACTAAAATGTAGATGAACAAATTCTTTGGTTGCATAAACACAATTTCTACACcataatatttcatatttggAGTTGTCCATGTAGATTCTTTTGATTTAGGTAGGCTATGCTTATGTCAtaataatacatttatttcctgAAGTCAAGTTGGCTTATAAAAAACAGTAGGCTTATCGAAGTCAAATGCAATTTTCCTATAAATTCAGTGAAGGGAAACACTGAGTCAATTTAAATCTAATTCCCTTTCATTTATAAATTTTGAACTTAGGTTTCTTGTTCCCTTTccaaaaagaagtatttttgtatttttcttgtagGCCTGAATGAAGCAgcttagcaaaacagtaataCTGACAAACAGCATCTTACACCATTAGCTAAACATTACAATGAAGGCAGTGAACATTTACAGTATGAAACACTgagatggcatcagctgaagagaaggTTTATGTCAATCCAATTTCTTCAAGTACACTACGTGGGGTCTCTGCTTCCTAGGGAGGGAAAATTTGAGACAGTAGTAAATGAACACTGTTTCTACTGAGCAGCACTGTACACGAGTTAGTATGGAAGATGCTGAGttgaaaaagaaagctgaacaGACATGGAAACATGGAAGCACTGCAGTTTGCAAACATGGTGTTTAGCTGCACTTTTCACAGAGCTGTTAATTAGATTGCCGTGGTTCACAAGAATAGCTGGTAGATTTTATTGCCCTTaagcataataaaaataaaacaatttagaTCTACCAGCAGGGGACAAATCACAAGCGAGTAACAGAGACAGGAactggggagggatggggaaggagtTTGCAATGGAGTCAGTGAATTTTGCGGTGAATTGTTTCAAGGGTCTCAAAAATCCGTTCGGGAATAACAAAGAAGTGGATGAATGAAAGCACAGATGCAAATAGGATACAGTATCCCTTAACATCTTTATAAAagagttttggtttgtttgtttttttatacAGTGATCCCATGTTTCATTAATAAAAGCAGGTCACGGTACCTTCATATGCCTGGTGTCAAACTGATCCCTTTTAAAGAGGGAGGAGTTTTTAGgacaggaattttatttttccacaccAGGCATAAAGTTTTAGGTTAATTCTAATCTTAGAAAGCTTTCCTTAGATTCAGAGAAATGT encodes:
- the ZRSR2 gene encoding U2 small nuclear ribonucleoprotein auxiliary factor 35 kDa subunit-related protein 2 isoform X1, which produces MAAPMLVPEPPLGKPSHQKYRAILKKEKRKKKRQALAKLRDSEAAEKDESVSEEEEEEVEEEEEEEEEKKLEAERQKLHEQWLLREEKAQEEFKLKKEKEEAARKRQEEEERKIKEEWEEQQRKEREAAQQKQQEKREREAAVQRMLDQAESQLENGVSWHNPEPPENLGTEKDRANCPFYIKTGSCRFGDRCSRKHNYPTSSKTLLVRGMFITFGMEQCRRDDYDTDASLEYSDEETYQQFLEFYEDVLPEFQNVGKVVQFKVSCNYEPHLRGNVYVQYQSEKDCQAALALFSGRWYAGRQLHCEFCPVTRWKTAICGLFERQKCPRGKHCNFLHVFKNPNNEFWEANRDIRISPERTHQLSKNSERRNRSSHRDDYYSRSRRRGSPSPDHSYRRNGESERKKSRRKNKRRRRSGRSRSRERRRSHSRGRKRRGRSRSRSHSRTRSRSRSRSRSRSSSRSRSRGKKRSSSRGKNSETPKTK
- the ZRSR2 gene encoding U2 small nuclear ribonucleoprotein auxiliary factor 35 kDa subunit-related protein 2 isoform X2 yields the protein MRSISGRDASHQKYRAILKKEKRKKKRQALAKLRDSEAAEKDESVSEEEEEEVEEEEEEEEEKKLEAERQKLHEQWLLREEKAQEEFKLKKEKEEAARKRQEEEERKIKEEWEEQQRKEREAAQQKQQEKREREAAVQRMLDQAESQLENGVSWHNPEPPENLGTEKDRANCPFYIKTGSCRFGDRCSRKHNYPTSSKTLLVRGMFITFGMEQCRRDDYDTDASLEYSDEETYQQFLEFYEDVLPEFQNVGKVVQFKVSCNYEPHLRGNVYVQYQSEKDCQAALALFSGRWYAGRQLHCEFCPVTRWKTAICGLFERQKCPRGKHCNFLHVFKNPNNEFWEANRDIRISPERTHQLSKNSERRNRSSHRDDYYSRSRRRGSPSPDHSYRRNGESERKKSRRKNKRRRRSGRSRSRERRRSHSRGRKRRGRSRSRSHSRTRSRSRSRSRSRSSSRSRSRGKKRSSSRGKNSETPKTK